The Synechococcus sp. RS9916 DNA segment ATTGGAGAAGATTTCGAGCGACCTCTCGACGGGTTGTTCGATGGCAGGCTTGAGCCATCCAGCCCAGAACAGCCATGAGCAGGGTGCTGCTGGACACCCACCTGCTGCTGTGGTGGCTGAAGGATGACCCGCGCCTTCCTCCCTCCCTGGTCACAGAACTGCAGACCGATCAACACGACGTTCTGATCAGCCAGGCCTCGCTCTGGGAGATGGCGATCAAGGTCAATCTTGGGCGGTTGAGCGTTGACCTCAAGGTGCTGGAGCAACGGGTTCCAGACGAAGGATTTCAGTGGCTACCGATCAGCAATGAGCACCTGCTGGAGGTGGCCCAACTGGAACCCATTGAGGGGCATCGTGACCCTTTTGATCGTTTGCTTGTGGCCCAATGCCGGGTCGAACCACTGCTGCTCTTTACCTGTGATCGAGCCTTGCAAGCCTATGGAGCCTGCGTGCGCCTGATCACCTAACCGCCAAGACCAGACCGAGCCAGCCAGCACTGCTGCGAGCATCAGCCGTCGAGGGGATCGCCAGTGCCAACGGCTCGGGGTGCTGGACCCGAAACGCCGCTGATGACAGCAGGCACTGATGGCACTGCCAAAGTGGTGGTGGCCGTGGTGGTGATGGCCCTGGTGATCTGGCGCCACCGCAGCAACCTGCAGCGGATCGTGGCCAGCACAGAACCAAAGATCGGCCAGAAAGCCTGAAGATCCACACCCTGGCAACACAGCAAGGCGCTGCTGAAGCGCCTGTTTCCTCCCTCAGTTGAGGGAGCCCAAAGCAAAGCCCTCTCCATCAACTGAGGGAGAGGGCTGGTTCTTGCGGGTCAGCGATCAGCCGATGAGCTCTGCGCAACAGGCTGCAAATGCCGCACTAGATCGTCAGCCTCCTCTTCCCATTTTGATGCGCAGCGACAAAGGTCGGGTCGCTGGTGCCTGACAGGGCCGGATTTCAAACAAGCCGGCCCTGCACAACAGTCCAACATCACGTACGCTTTCTTGTACATAAGGGGCTTCGCTATGACGTCCATCTCCGTAACCGAAGCCCGCAAACGCTTGTTCGCCTTAGTGGATGAGGTGGGTGAATCCCACGCTCCCATTGAAATCAAGGGCAAGCGCGGCAACGCCGTGCTGGTGTCGGAAGACGACTGGCGTGCAATCCAGGAAACGCTTCATCTAACGGCCATTCCAGGAATGCGAGAGACGATTGTCGAAGGCATGGCAACAGCAACCACCGAACTGAGCGAGGATCCGGGCTGGTGACTTGGCGTGTGCTGTTCACCCGCCAAGCCCAGAAAGATGCCCGCAAGCTGGCCAGCGCCTCGCCGGCATTGAAAGCCA contains these protein-coding regions:
- a CDS encoding type II toxin-antitoxin system VapC family toxin gives rise to the protein MSRVLLDTHLLLWWLKDDPRLPPSLVTELQTDQHDVLISQASLWEMAIKVNLGRLSVDLKVLEQRVPDEGFQWLPISNEHLLEVAQLEPIEGHRDPFDRLLVAQCRVEPLLLFTCDRALQAYGACVRLIT
- a CDS encoding type II toxin-antitoxin system Phd/YefM family antitoxin, whose amino-acid sequence is MTSISVTEARKRLFALVDEVGESHAPIEIKGKRGNAVLVSEDDWRAIQETLHLTAIPGMRETIVEGMATATTELSEDPGW